Proteins from one Oenanthe melanoleuca isolate GR-GAL-2019-014 chromosome 1, OMel1.0, whole genome shotgun sequence genomic window:
- the CFAP298 gene encoding cilia- and flagella-associated protein 298: MVRLHVKRGGESQFLLEAPGSARLAELAALAARIHNGRLKVQRLCSEMEELAEHGISLPYNMQGLTDEQIKELKLKDEWAEKCVPSGGSIFRKDEMGRRNGFAPNEKMQEVIKKTIEEAKALISKKQVQANVCVTMEMVKDALEQLRGAVMIVYPMGLPPHDPIRMELEDKEDLSGTHAGIEVVKESEAQLWWAGKQLEETKLLSDYVGKNEKTTIIVKIQKKGQGAPGREPVISHEEQKEMMLYYYRKQEELKKLEEEDDDSFLDAEWADNHALKRQFHGVKDIKWGPR, translated from the exons ATGGTGCGGCTGCACGTCAAGCGCGGCGGTGAGAGCCAGTTTCTGCTGGAGGCGCCGGGCAGCGCCCGCCTGGCCGAGCTGGCGGCGCTCGCCGCCCGCATCCACAATGGGCGGCTGAAGGTGCAGCGCCTGTGCTCAG AGatggaggagctggcagagcatggTATTTCCTTACCTTACAATATGCAAGGACTGACAGATGAACAGATCAAAGAGCTGAAGTTAAAGGATGAGTGGGCAGAGAAGTGTGTCCCAAGCGGTGGAAGCATCTTCAGGAAGGATGAAATGGGGCGAAGAAATGGGTTTG CtccaaatgaaaaaatgcaGGAAGTTATAAAGAAGACAATAGAAGAAGCCAAGGCATTAATCTCTAAG AAACAAGTTCAGGCCAATGTGTGTGTTACTATGGAGATGGTGAAAGATGCATTGGAGCAGCTCCGAGGGGCTGTTATGATTGTGTATCCAATGGGATTGCCTCCACATGATCCAATTAGGATGGAGTTGGAAGACAAAGAAGACTTGTCAGGAACTCAT GCTGGAATTGAAGTTGTAAAAGAATCGGAAGCACAGTTATGGTGGGCAGGAAAGCAGTTGGAAGAAACAAAGTTGCTCTCTGACTATGTAggcaaaaatgagaaaactacCATCATTGTCAAGATCCAGAAA AAAGGCCAAGGAGCTCCGGGGCGAGAGCCCGTGATCAGTCATGAAGAGCAAAAAGAGATGATGCTGTACTACTAcaggaagcaggaggagctgaag AAactggaggaggaggacgacGACTCATTTCTAGATGCTGAGTGGGCAGACAACCATGCTCTGAAAAGGCAATTTCATGGTGTCAAAGACATCAAATGGGGTCCAAGATGA